The genomic DNA CGAGCCGGGGCCGACACCGACCTTGATCGCGTCGGCACCCGCGTCGACGAGCGCCCGGGCACCGTCGCGGGTGGCGACGTTGCCGCCGATGACGTCGACGCCGGAGTTGGACTTGATCTTGGCGACCATCTCGCCGACCAGCCTGGAGTGGCCGTGGGCCGTGTCGACGACGATGAAGTCGACGCCCGCCTCGATCAGGGCCTGCGCCCGCTCGTACGCGTCGCCCGCGACGCCGACGGCGGCGCCGACGAGGAGGCGGCCCTCCTTGTCCTTCGCGGCGTTCGGGTACTTCTCCGCCTTGACGAAGTCCTTGACGGTGATGAGGCCCTTGAGGATGCCGTCGTCGTCGACGAGCGGCAGCTTCTCGATCTTGTGGCGGCGCAGCAGCTCCATCGCGTCGACGCCGGAGATGCCGACCCCGCCCGTGACCAGCGGCATCGGGGTCATGACCTCGCGCACCCGCCGGGCGCGGTCGGTCTCGAAGGCCATGTCGCGGTTGGTGACGATGCCCAGCAGCCTGCCGGACGGGTCGGTGACCGGCACGCCGCTGATGCGGAACTTGCCGCAGATCGCGTCGGCCTCGGCGAGCGTGGCGTCGGGGCGGATCGTGATCGGGTCCGTGACCATGCCGGACTCGGAGCGCTTGACCAGGTCGACCTGGTTCGCCTGGTCGGCGATCGAGAGGTTCCGGTGGAGGACCCCGACGCCGCCCTGGCGGGCCATGGCGATGGCCATGCGGGACTCGGTCACCTTGTCCATGGCGGCGGAGAGCAGCGGGATGTTCACCCGGACGTTCCGCGACAGCCGCGAGGAGGTGTCGATCTGGTCGGGGGCCATGTCCGACGCGCCCGGCAGGAGCAGCACGTCGTCGTAGGTCAGCCCGAGCACCGCGAATTTCTCCGGCACTCCGTCGACGTTGGCAGTCATGACACCTTCCTCAATGGCCTTGATCGGCACGGATGTCCATGCTATCGGCCCGGGCGCGCGTCTCATTCCACGAACAAGATCACCCAATGGTTTTGTACGTTCATACGTATGACATCCGTCATACGGCTCCGCGACAGCGCGCCGGGCCGGGTCCCGCGCCGTGTCCCTACTGGCCGGCCAGGGCCCGCAGGCGGCTGAGCGCGCGGTGCTGTGCGACGCGTACGGCCCCGGGGGACATGCCGAGCATCTGACCGGTCTCCTCGGCGGTGAGGCCGACGGCGACGCGCAGGACGAGCAGCTCGCGCTGGTTCTCGGGGAGGTTGGCCAGCAGGCGCCTGGCCCATTCGGCGTCGTCGCTGAGGAGGGCCCGCTCCTCGGGGCCCAGCGAGTCGTCGGGGCGCTCGGGCATCTCGTCGGAGGGCACGGCGGTCGAGCCGGGGTGCCGCATGGCGGCCCGCTGCAGGTCGGCGACCTTGTGCCCGGCGATCGCGAAGACGAACGCCTCGAACGGGCGGCCCGTGTCCCGGTAGCGGGGCAGGGCCATGAGGACCGCGACGCAGACCTCCTGCGCCAGGTCCTCGACGAAGTGGCGGGCGTCGCCGGGCAGCCGGCTCAGCCGGGTGCGGCAGTAGCGCAGGGCCAGGGGGTGGACGTGGGCCAGGAGGTCGTGCGTGGCCTGCTCGTCGCCCTCCACCGCGCGGTGCACGAGCGCTCCGATCGCCCCCCGCCCGGCGGAGGGCGTCGGGGGGGCCGGCGTCTGGTCGTCGCGCATCGGTCCATGGTGCCTTGACCGCGTCCGCTCCGAGGCACCGCGTCCAGCCTTGTGCACCGAAGCGTTATGAGCAGGTGCGCCGGAAGTCATCCCCTGCGCCCTCCCCTCCCGCTCGATCGACTCGTCCCCGAGGGACCCCACTCCTCAAGGATGCGGCATCACGCAGGAAACAGACATCGGGCCTGCGCCGCCCCGTCCGCCACGCGGCGGACGGGGACCGGGACGGCCTCGCCGGGGCCGGGCTAGCGCACCAGGCCCCAGCGGAAGCCGAGCGCGACGGCGTGGGCGCGGTCCGAGGCGCCCAGCTTCTTGAACAGCCGGCGTGCGTGGGTCTTGACCGTGTCCTCGGAGAGGAACAGCTCGCGGCCGATCTCGGCGTTCGACCGGCCGTGGCTCATGCCCTCCAGCACCTGGATCTCGCGGGCCGTGAGCGTCGGCGCGGCGCCCATCTCGGCGGAGCGCAGCCGGCGCGGGGCGAGCCGCCAGGTCGGGTCGGCGAGGGCCTGGGTGACCGTGGCCCGCAGCTCGGCGCGCGAGGCGTCCTTGTGCAGGTAGCCGCGGGCGCCGGCGGCGACGGCGAGGGCGACGCCGTCGAGGTCCTCGGCGACCGTGAGCATGATGATGCGGGCGCCGGGGTCGGCGGAGAGCAGCCGCCGGACGGTCTCCACACCGCCCAGGCCGGGCATGCGCACGTCCATCAGGATCAGGTCCGAGCGGTCCGCGCCCCAGCGGCGGAGGACTTCCTCGCCGTTGGCCGCGGTCGTCACGCGCTCGACGCCGGGCACGGTCGCGACGGCGCGGCGGAGCGCTTCTCGGGCAAGCGGGGAGTCGTCGCAGACGAGTACGGATGTCATGGCCGTCCTCCGCAGCTGATGCGCGTCACCTTGGGCCTCCAGGCTGGTTACGAATCGTCACCTGTGCGGTTGACGCCCTCGGACACCCGCCCGAGCGCTTTTCCTTCAACCGCCTCCGCACTCTCAACGATGGTCACTCGAAAGAGTTACGGGTACGAGCACCTCTCCAACACTCCGCGTGAAGGGGCGTACGCGGAGCAGAGCGCCGCAGGTCGCCGCCGCTCCATCCAGAGCTATGCCCCATTTAGCGGTTTTTCCTTCCCTTTGGCAGTGTCTGTAGCTAGATTCGCAATGAGTCATATTTACATCTACTGCGACAAGTAGTCCGCTCAGTAAGCTCCGCACCGGTACCAAGGGGACATGCGCCATGGCAGATTTCTCCCGCCTTCCCGGACCCAACGCCGACCTGTGGGACTGGCAGCTGCTCGCGGCCTGCCGGGGGGTCGACAGCTCGCTGTTCTTCCACCCCGAGGGGGAGCGCGGCGCGGCGCGGAGCGCGCGTGAGAACTCGGCGAAGGAGGTCTGCATGCGCTGCCCGGTGCGGGCCGAGTGCGCCGCCCACGCCCTGGCCGTGCGCGAGCCCTACGGCGTGTGGGGCGGCCTCACCGAGGACGAGCGCGAGGAGCTGATGGGCCGGGCGCGCGCCCGGCTGGTCACGACGTCGACGCCGTCGGGGAAGAGCTGACGGCGGGCCGGTCCCGTTTTCTAGAGGAACGTTTCAGCAACCACGTCCCGGCAACAGCGCGCACAGGCGGCGGGCCACCCCTCCCGGCGCCCGGCGCGCACCCGCCGGCGACCGCGCACCCGCGACCGCACGCGCGGGGCCGCCCGGGCCCGTGAGGAGCCCCGCCGCCCCGGGCCGTCCCCCTACGCGCGCGAAGCCGCCTCCGCCAGCCGGTCCAGCGTGGCCGCGACGGCCGGGACCCGCGCCAGGTCCGGCAGGGTGAGGGCGACGATCTCCCGCTCCACCGGCGGCTCGACCGCGACCGTACGGGCGCCCCGGGGCCGTACCGACTCCACGGCCAGCTCCGGCAGGACCGCCACCCCGAGCCCGGCGCCGACGAGGCCCACGACCGCCGGGTAGTCGTCGGTGGCGAAGTCGATGGAGGGGGTGAAGCCGGCCTCCTCGCAGACCTCCACCAGCTGGCGCCGGCACCGGGGGCAGCCCGCGATCCAGGGCTCCCCGGCCAGGTCCCCGATCGCCACGGCGCCCGCGCCGGCCAGCCGGTGCCCCTCGGGGACGAGGCCGACGAGCCGGTCGGCGAGCAGGGGTCGCACCACCAGGTCGTCCCACTCGGCGGCGCCGCCCGCGTACCGGAAGGCCAGGGCGACGTCGCAGTCGCCCTCCCGGAGCATCTCGACCGAGCGGGGCGGCTCCGCCTCGACGAGGGAGACCCGGACGCCGGGGTGCTCGGCGCGCAGGGCGGCGAGGGCGGTGGGGACCAGCGTGGAGCTGCCGCTGGGGAAGGAGACGAGCCGGACGCGGCCGGCGCGCAGGCCCGCGATGGCGGCGACCTCCTCCTCGGCGGCGGTCAGCCCGGCGAGGATTCCCGCGGCGTGCCGTACCAGGGCCTCCCCGGCCTGGGTGAGGCGCATCTCGCGACCGGTGCGGACGAGCAGCGGCGTGCCCGCGGACGCCTCCAGCGCCTTCATCTGCTGGCTGACCGCCGGCTGGGTACAGCCCAGCTCGCGGGCCGCGGCGGAGAAGGAGCCGGTGGCGGCCACGGCGCGGAAGACTCGGAGGTGGCGGGCTTCGATCACCAGTCGACCATAAGGCCTTCTTTATCTTTCCGTGAAATCCCAACTGGATTCTTTGAGCGAATCGGCGCTAGCGTGCGGCCATGGGAGAGATCACCGCGATGCGGGTGCTGACGGTCAACACGGGGCGCCGGGAGAAGACGGAGCACACCGACGCGCCGGGCGGCGAGACGGGGATCGGGAAGGTCCCGGTGGAGGGGCCCGTACGGGTGGCGGACCCGGGCCCCGCAGGGGTCGGCGGCGGGGGCGTGGCCGGGGACGCCGTGTGCGACCTGCGCCACCACGGCGGTTCGCACCGGGCGGTGTACGCCTTCGCGCGCGAGGAGCTGGACCGCTGGGAGGAGGAGCTGGGCCGGCCGCTGCCGAACGGTTCCTTCGGGGAGAACCTGACCACGTCGGGGGTGGACGTCGACGGGGCGCTGCTCGGGGAGCGGTGGCGGATCGGCGCGTCGCTGGTGCTGGAGGTGACGGACGCGCGCGTGCCGTGCCGCACGTTCGCCGGCCGGCTGGGCGAGCGGGGGTGGGTCAGGCGGTTCACCGAGCGCGGGGCGCCGGGGGCGTACCTGCGGGTGGTCGAGCCGGGCGAGGTCCGGGCGGGCGACCCGGTCGAGATCGCGTACCGGCCGGGCCACGGGGTGACCGTGGCGGTGGCGTTCCGCGCGCGGACCACGCGGCGCGAACTGCTGCCGCAGGTCCTGGCGGCGGGTGACGCCCCGCATCCGGAGCTGCTGGAGGCGGCGCGGAGGTACGCGGAGCGGACGCCCCGGACGCCGGTCCCCTGAGCCCCCGGCCCGCACGGGCGGGGCGCCGGCGGGCGGGGCGCCGGCGGGGCACTAACGTGCCGCGTATGACGAGTGCACTGATTACCGGCGCGACGGCGGGCATCGGGGCCGCGTTCGCGCGGCGGCTGGCGGCCGACGGCCGCGACGTGGTCCTGGTCGCCCGCGACGCGGAGCGGCTGCGGGAGCAGGCGACCGAACTGCACGACCGGCACGGCGTCGAGGCGGAGGTGCTGCCCGCGGACCTCGCCTCGGAGGAGGGCATCGCCGCCGTCGAGGCGCGCCTCGCCGACGCGAAGCGGCCCGTGGACCTGCTGGTCAACAACGCGGGGTTCGGCAACAAGGGCCGCTTCCTGGAGGTGGCGATGGCCGACGAGCTGCGGATGCTGAAGGTGCACTGCGAGGCGGTGCTGCGGCTGACGGCGGCGGCGACGGCGCCGATGTGCGAGCGGCGGCGGGGCGGCGTGGTGAACGTCGCGTCCGTCGCCGCCTTCGTGCCGCGCGGGACGTACGGGGCGTCGAAGGCGTGGGTCGTGCAGTTCACCCAGGGCGTGGCACGGGACCTCGCGGGGAGCGGGGTGCGGCTGATGGCGCTGTGCCCCGGCTTCGTGCGGACGGAGTTCCACCAGCGGGCCGGGATGGGCACGGACAACATCCCCGGGTGGATGTGGCTGGACGCCGACAGGGTCGTGGAGGACGCGCTGGCGGACCTGGCCCGCGGACGGACGCTGTCGGTGCCGGACCCGCGGTACAAGGCGCTGATGGGCGTGGTGAAGCTGGTCCCGCGCGGGCTGCTGGGCGGGGTGAGCTCGCGGGCGGGGCGCAGGTACGGCCCGCGGTAGGGCGCTCGGGCGGAGCGGAGCGGGACGGCGGGGCGTTCCGGACGCGGGCCGCTCCGCGTCCGGGGCCGGACCGCGGGGCGGGGCGGCGGGGCGGGGCGCCGGGTCAGCGGGCCGGGTCCTTCGGGCGGAACGCCTCGCGGCCGTGGGCGAGGAACGCGCGGACCGCCGGGTCCCGGGTGTTCTTCCAGACCAGGGCGAGCAGCGCGGGCGCCCGGGCGTCCTCGATGACGCGGGCCGTGAGCCGGTCGTCGTGGTGGGCCGCCATCGACTCGCTGAGCACGGCGACGGCGAGGCCGCGTGCGGCCAGGTCGGCGACGGCGTCCGCCGCGCCGGCCTGCAGGGTGACGGCGGGCCGCACCCCCGCGTCGGCGCAGGCCCGGTCGAAGACGGCGCGCAGGCCGGTGCCGGGCGGCATGCAGACGACCGGGTGGGCGGCGACGTCGCGCAGGGTGGGGCGCCGCCGCTCCGCCAGGGGGTGCCCGGCCGGGACGGCCGCGACGAGCCGCTCGCTGGCGAGGACCAGCGACTCCAGTCCCTCGGGGGGCGGGGCCGGGGTGCCGACCAGCGCCAGGTCGAGGGCGCCCGTGCGGACCGCCGCGACGAGCCGGTCCGAGTCGGCCTCCCGCAGCAGGACCTCCACGCCGGGGTGCGCCCCGTGGAACGCGGCGAGGGCGTCGAACAGCGGGGTGAGCGTGCAGCCGACCACCATGCCGAGCGAGAGCCGGCCCCGTACCAGACCCGTCACCCCGGCCACCGCCCGGCCCAGCGCGTCGGCGGCGGCGAGCGCGGCCCGGGCGTGTTCGAGGGCGGCCTCCCCGGCGGCGGTGAGGGTGGCGATGCGCGTCGACCGGTCGAACAGCTCCGCGCCCAGTTCCTGCTCCAGTCCGCGTATCCGCGCGCTGATCCCGGACTGGCTGATGTGCACCCGCTCCGCGGCGCGGGTGAAGTTCCGCTCCTCGGCGACCGCGACGAAGTACTCCAGCTGCCTCAGGTCCATGACTGGTGATTCTAGTTTCCAGCAGAACCATCTGTTGGACTTCTGAACGGCCGGTGGCGAGGCTGGAGTCCGGAGTCCCGTGCAGGAGGAGACCATGTCGGAGCAGTACGAGAAGGCCATGCGGCCCGAGGACCTCACCCGCCTGTTCGTGGAGCGGTCGAACGCCGGGGACGCGGCCGGGGTCGCCGCGCTCTACGAGGAGGACGCGGTGCTCGCGTACCCGCCCGGGCGGCGGACGGTCGGCCGGGAGGCGATCCGCGCGCTGTGGGAGCGGGTGCTGGCCGACCGGCCGCACTTCGAGCCGGAGCCGCCGCTCCCGACGCTCGTCTGCGGCGACGTCGCGCTCACCTCCACGCCGCCGGGGGACGGTGCCGGGGCGCGGGCGCAGGTGGTGCGGCGCCAGCCCGACGGGAGCTGGCTGCGGGTGCTGGACCAGCCGGAGTTCACGCCGCCGCGCGGCTGAGCCGGGCCGGGGGACGGGCGGGGCCCGGCGCCCCTCGCGGGGGCACCGGGCCTCGTGGTGCGCGGGCCGGGCCGGAGCCGGCCCGCGCGGGGTGACCGGGGGTCAGTGGGAGTGGCCGTGGCCGTGGCCGTGGCCCGCTTCCGCCGGCTCCTCCTCCTTCTTCTCCACCACGAGGGTCTCGGTGGTGAGGAGGAGGGAGGCGATCGACGCGGCGTTCTCCAGCGCCGAGCGGGTGACCTTCACCGGGTCGATGACGCCGGCCTTGACCAGGTCGCCGTACTCGCCGGTGGCGGCGTTGAAGCCCTGGCCCTTGTCGAGCTCGGCGACCTTCGAGGTGATGACGTAGCCCTCGAGGCCGGCGTTCTCGGCGATCCAGCGCAGCGGCTCGACGGCGGCGCGGCGGACGACCGTGACGCCGGTGGCCTCGTCGCCCTCCTTGCCGAGGTTGCCCTCCAGCACCTTGACGGCGTGGACCAGCGCGGAACCGCCACCGGAGACGATGCCCTCCTCGACCGCGGCGCGGGTTGCGGAGATGGCGTCCTCCAGACGGTGCTTCTTCTCCTTCAGCTCCACCTCGGTGGCGGCGCCGACCTTGATGACGCACACGCCGCCGGCGAGCTTCGCGAGGCGCTCCTGCAGCTTCTCGCGGTCCCAGTCGGAGTCGGTCGTCTCGATCTCGGCCTTGATCTGCGCGACGCGGCCCTGGACGTCCTCGGACCTGCCGCCGCCGTCGACGATGACGGTGTCGTCCTTGGTGACGGTCACGCGGCGGGCGGTGCCCAGCACGTCGAGGCCGACCTGGTCGAGCTTGAGGCCGACCTCCTCGGCGACGACGGTGGCGCCGGTCAGGGCGGCCATGTCGCCGAGCATCGCCTTGCGGCGGTCGCCGAAGCCGGGGGCCTTGACCGCGACGGCGTTGAACGTGCCGCGGATCTTGTTCACGACCAGGGTCGACAGGGCCTCGCCCTCGACGTCCTCGGCGACGATCAGCAGCGGCTTGGAGCCACCGGTCTGGATGATCTTCTCCAGGAGGGGCAGCAGGTCCGCGATGGCGGCGATCTTGCCCTGGTGGATCAGGATGTACGGGTCGTCGAGGACGGCCTCCATGCGCTCCTGGTCGGTGACCATGTACGGCGACAGGTAGCCCTTGTCGAAGGCCATGCCCTCGGTGAAGTCCAGCTCCAGGCCGAAGGTGTTGGACTCCTCGACGGTGATGACGCCGTCCTTGCCGACCTTGTCCATGGCCTCGGCGATCAGCTCGCCGACCTGCTGGTCCTGGGCGGAGAGCGCGGCGACCGCGGCGATGTCGGACTTCTCGTCGATCGGGCGGGCCGTGGCGAGCAGCTCGTCGGAGACGGCCTTGACCGCGGCGTCGATGCCCTTCTTCAGGGCGGCCGGGGAGGCGCCCGCGGCGACGTTGCGCAGACCCTCGCGGACCAGCGCCTGGGCCAGGACGGTGGCGGTGGTGGTGCCGTCGCCCGCGATGTCGTTGGTCTTGGTCGCCACCTCCTTCACCAGCTGGGCGCCGAGGTTCTCGTACGGGTCCTCGACCTCGACCTCGCGGGCGATGGTGACCCCGTCGTTGGTGATGGTGGGCGCACCGAACTTCTTGTCGATGACGACGTTGCGACCCTTGGGGCCGATCGTCACCTTGACGGTGTCGGCAAGCTTGTTGACGCCGCGCTCAAGGGCGCGACGGGCGTCCTCGTCGAACTTCAGGATCTTCGCCATGGGAGCGATTCAGCCCTCTCGGTACTGGGTGGAGAAGGAACGGCGCCCCTCGCCGCCCGGCGCACGTGCGGCAGCACAGCAGCGGGGGCCAGGGGCGCGGTTCACGGCACGTGGTGGATTACTTCTCGACGATCGCGAGCACGTCGCGGGCCGAGAGGACGAGGTACTCCTCGCCGCTGTACTTCACCTCGGTGCCGCCGTACTTGCTGTAGAGCACGACGTCGCCGGTCTTGACGTCGAGCGGCAGGCGCTCGCCGTTCTCGAAGCGGCCCGGGCCGACGGCCAGGACGACGCCCTCCTGGGGCTTCTCCTTGGCGGTGTCCGGGATGACCAGGCCCGAGGCCGTGGTCTGCTCGGCGTCGAGCGGCTGGACCACGATGCGGTCCTCGAGCGGCTTGATGGCAACCTTGGAGCTGGTGGTCGTCACGATCCGACCTCCCCCTTCGGAGATCTCACGGGGTCAACTGTCTGAGGTGGCGACCAGGTGGATCCGTCGTCGCGGGTGCCGGACCTGCCCGTCGCTGTGTTGGCACTCTCCTGCGGGGAGTGCCAGAGCCGAGACTATGACCGCGGTTAGCACTCGGTCAAGCGGAGTGCCAGTCACGGGGTCGCGCGCCGCTCTCGCACCGGTACTGACGTGCGACGGAGGTCGAACGGATCTCCGCCGCGGGCGCGTCGCGGCTCACACGTAGTCCTCCAGCCGGGCCACCGCGTACCCGCGCGCCGTGATGGTGTCCACGGCCCGGCGGATCATGTCGGCCATCGATCCCTTCCACTCGCCGCGGCCCCGGAAGTGGGTGAGGACGATGTCGCCGGGGTGCAGGTCGCGGTCCCACTCGCGCCACTCCATGCGGTCCGGGAACGCCTCGGCGGACCACAGCGGCACGGCCTTGATGCCGCAGTCGCGGGCGGCGCGCAGCGTGTCGGCGTCGTAGTTGCCGTACGGCGGGCGGAACAGCGTGGGCCGCTTGCCGTAGCGGCGTTCGATCACGTCCTGCTGGCCGCAGATCTCGCGCTTCTGCTCCGCGTACGACAGCGCGGGCATGTAGGGGTGGGTGAGGGTGTGGTTGTGCAGGGCGACGCCGAGGCCCTGCATGCGCTTGAAGTAGCCGTAGTCCTCCTTGACCAGGTAGTCGCTGAGGAAGGCGCTGTAGGGGATGTCCAGTTCGGACATCATCCGCAGCAGTTCGGGGTCCTTCTCCGCGCCGTCGTCGATGGTCAGGAACACCACGCGGTCGCGGGTGGGGACGGTGGTGAAGACCGGGGGGAGGTCGGGGTCGCCGACCTCGAAACCCTTACGGAAGGTGATCTTCGGCTTCATCTTCGGGGGTCCGGCGGAAGGAGCGGCGTCCGCTTCAGCCCCCACCGCCGGGCGACGGCCGTACGGGCCGCGTGCGCCCGCCGGAACCGTTCCGCGTACGCGCTCAGCGCCCCGGACCCGGTCCGGGCCTGCGGGAGCCCCCCTCCCGCCCCTCCGGGGCCTGCCGGCCCTCGCGGCCGTGCCGGCCCGCCGCCGACGGCGCCGCTCCGGGCGGGTCGGTGCCCTCCGCCGCGCAGGCCGTCCCCAGGGCGGCGGCAAGCAGGGCCGCAGCCACCCGTAGACCGGTCCTATTTACCGATGATGGACGCTTTTGTCGTACTAGCTGCATGGCGCCGCATCCTGTCAGTGCGGCGCCCCGGGACGCGGACGACACCGCCGCCGGGCCGGCACCGTCCCCCGGCCGGCCCACACTGGGCCAGAATGGGACGGGTGACCGATCTCGCCGCCTTCTCCGCGCTCCTCACCGACGAGGGCCGCGACCTCCTCGCCGGCCTGCGCCACCACGACCCCGCCCAGGAGCTGGCCGTCGCCTCCCGGCTGCGCCGGAGCCACCCCGCGGCGCTGGTGTCGGCGGCGCTCGGCCAGGCGCGGCTGCGCCAGCGGGCGGCGGCGAAGTTCGGCGCCGACGACGCGCACCGGATGTTCTTCACGCCGAACGGCGTCGAGCAGGCCACACGCGCCCCGGTCGCCCGGCACCGGGCCGAGGCCTTCGCCCGGCTCGGCGTGCGGAGCGTCGCGGACCTGTGCTGCGGGATCGGCGGCGACGCGGTGGCGCTGGCCCGCGCGGGCATCGCCGTCCTCGCCGTCGACCGCGACCCGCTCACGGCGGCCGTCGCCCGCGCCAACGCCGAGGCGCTGGGCCTCGCCGACCTGGTCGAGGTGGCCTGCGCCGACGTCACGGAGGTCGACGTGTCCGGGTACGACGCGGTGTTCGCGGACCCGGCGCGCAGGGGCGGGCGGGGCAGGGTCTTCGCCCCGGAGGCGTACTCGCCGCCCCTGTCGTGGGCGGTGGAGGCGGCCCGCCGGGCCCCGTACGCGGCGCTGAAGGTCGCGCCGGGCGTCCCGCACGAGGCGGTGCCGCCGGACGCCGGGGCGGAGTGGGTCTCCGACGGCGGGGACGTGAAGGAGGCCGTGCTGTGGTTCGGCACGGCCCCCGGCTCCGTGCGGGCGACGCTGCTGCCGTCCGGAGCGACCCTGACCGCGTCCGCGACGCCGCCCGCCCCGCCGGTCCGGGGGGTCGGCCGCTACCTGTACGAGCCGGACGGCGCCGTGATCCGGGCGCACCTGGTCGCGGAGGTCGCCGCGCGGCTGGACGGCGGGCTGATCGACCCGACGATCGCGTACGTCACGGCGGACGAGCTGCGCCCGACGCCCTACGCCGCCGCGTACGAGATCACCGACGAGCTGCCGTTCAACCTGAAGCGGCTGAAGGCGCTGCTGCGGGAGCGGGAGGTGGGCGTCCTGACGGTGAAGAAGCGCGGCTCGGCGGTGGAGCCGGAGGAGGTGCGCCGCCGGGTGAAGCCGAAGGGGCCGCACGCGGCGACGGTGTTCCTCACCCGTGTGGCGGGGGCGCCGACGATGCTGGTCGGCCGGCCCGCCGCGGCGCCGGAGGGCCGGGGCTGAGCAGCCGCACGGCCAGCCGGTAGTGGCCGACGGCCTTCGCCGCGCCGACGAGCCCGGTGAGCCACAGCAGGAACCCGGCGCCCATCCCGTACGCCACCTCGGCGTACGTGGTGGTGCCCGGCCGGGCCGACGCGGGCACCGCGACGCAGAGCCCCAGTCCCGCCGCGCACAGGGCGAACGACACGAGCAGCCACACCAGGCTCGCGCCGGGCGCCCGGTGCCGGGCGTCGTGTGCGGGGGCGCGGTCCAGGGCGGCCCACCGGAGGAACAGCCGACGCGCCTCCAGGTCCTGCCGCACGCCCCCGACCTGGAAGTACACGGCGGGGACGAGCGCCCCGGCGCCCAGCCCGGCCAGGGCGAGGGACAAGGCGACGCCGAACACGCCCAGGGCCTCGTCGAACACGACGGCGGCGGCTCCGACCAGCCCCCAGCCGGCCT from Streptomyces sp. MRC013 includes the following:
- a CDS encoding MOSC domain-containing protein, with the protein product MRVLTVNTGRREKTEHTDAPGGETGIGKVPVEGPVRVADPGPAGVGGGGVAGDAVCDLRHHGGSHRAVYAFAREELDRWEEELGRPLPNGSFGENLTTSGVDVDGALLGERWRIGASLVLEVTDARVPCRTFAGRLGERGWVRRFTERGAPGAYLRVVEPGEVRAGDPVEIAYRPGHGVTVAVAFRARTTRRELLPQVLAAGDAPHPELLEAARRYAERTPRTPVP
- a CDS encoding LysR family transcriptional regulator — encoded protein: MDLRQLEYFVAVAEERNFTRAAERVHISQSGISARIRGLEQELGAELFDRSTRIATLTAAGEAALEHARAALAAADALGRAVAGVTGLVRGRLSLGMVVGCTLTPLFDALAAFHGAHPGVEVLLREADSDRLVAAVRTGALDLALVGTPAPPPEGLESLVLASERLVAAVPAGHPLAERRRPTLRDVAAHPVVCMPPGTGLRAVFDRACADAGVRPAVTLQAGAADAVADLAARGLAVAVLSESMAAHHDDRLTARVIEDARAPALLALVWKNTRDPAVRAFLAHGREAFRPKDPAR
- a CDS encoding SDR family oxidoreductase; the encoded protein is MTSALITGATAGIGAAFARRLAADGRDVVLVARDAERLREQATELHDRHGVEAEVLPADLASEEGIAAVEARLADAKRPVDLLVNNAGFGNKGRFLEVAMADELRMLKVHCEAVLRLTAAATAPMCERRRGGVVNVASVAAFVPRGTYGASKAWVVQFTQGVARDLAGSGVRLMALCPGFVRTEFHQRAGMGTDNIPGWMWLDADRVVEDALADLARGRTLSVPDPRYKALMGVVKLVPRGLLGGVSSRAGRRYGPR
- a CDS encoding sigma-70 family RNA polymerase sigma factor, with the protein product MRDDQTPAPPTPSAGRGAIGALVHRAVEGDEQATHDLLAHVHPLALRYCRTRLSRLPGDARHFVEDLAQEVCVAVLMALPRYRDTGRPFEAFVFAIAGHKVADLQRAAMRHPGSTAVPSDEMPERPDDSLGPEERALLSDDAEWARRLLANLPENQRELLVLRVAVGLTAEETGQMLGMSPGAVRVAQHRALSRLRALAGQ
- a CDS encoding LysR family transcriptional regulator, with product MIEARHLRVFRAVAATGSFSAAARELGCTQPAVSQQMKALEASAGTPLLVRTGREMRLTQAGEALVRHAAGILAGLTAAEEEVAAIAGLRAGRVRLVSFPSGSSTLVPTALAALRAEHPGVRVSLVEAEPPRSVEMLREGDCDVALAFRYAGGAAEWDDLVVRPLLADRLVGLVPEGHRLAGAGAVAIGDLAGEPWIAGCPRCRRQLVEVCEEAGFTPSIDFATDDYPAVVGLVGAGLGVAVLPELAVESVRPRGARTVAVEPPVEREIVALTLPDLARVPAVAATLDRLAEAASRA
- a CDS encoding response regulator transcription factor; the protein is MTSVLVCDDSPLAREALRRAVATVPGVERVTTAANGEEVLRRWGADRSDLILMDVRMPGLGGVETVRRLLSADPGARIIMLTVAEDLDGVALAVAAGARGYLHKDASRAELRATVTQALADPTWRLAPRRLRSAEMGAAPTLTAREIQVLEGMSHGRSNAEIGRELFLSEDTVKTHARRLFKKLGASDRAHAVALGFRWGLVR
- the guaB gene encoding IMP dehydrogenase; its protein translation is MTANVDGVPEKFAVLGLTYDDVLLLPGASDMAPDQIDTSSRLSRNVRVNIPLLSAAMDKVTESRMAIAMARQGGVGVLHRNLSIADQANQVDLVKRSESGMVTDPITIRPDATLAEADAICGKFRISGVPVTDPSGRLLGIVTNRDMAFETDRARRVREVMTPMPLVTGGVGISGVDAMELLRRHKIEKLPLVDDDGILKGLITVKDFVKAEKYPNAAKDKEGRLLVGAAVGVAGDAYERAQALIEAGVDFIVVDTAHGHSRLVGEMVAKIKSNSGVDVIGGNVATRDGARALVDAGADAIKVGVGPGSICTTRVVAGVGVPQVTAIYEAALAARAAGVPVIGDGGLQYSGDIAKALVAGADTVMLGSLLAGCEESPGELLFINGKQFKSYRGMGSLGAMQSRGDQRSFSKDRYFQEGVASDEKLVPEGIEGQVPYRGPLSAVVHQLVGGLRQSMFYVGGRTVPELQERGRFVRITSAGLKESHPHDIQMTVEAPNYSSKR
- a CDS encoding WhiB family transcriptional regulator, which gives rise to MADFSRLPGPNADLWDWQLLAACRGVDSSLFFHPEGERGAARSARENSAKEVCMRCPVRAECAAHALAVREPYGVWGGLTEDEREELMGRARARLVTTSTPSGKS
- a CDS encoding nuclear transport factor 2 family protein; this encodes MSEQYEKAMRPEDLTRLFVERSNAGDAAGVAALYEEDAVLAYPPGRRTVGREAIRALWERVLADRPHFEPEPPLPTLVCGDVALTSTPPGDGAGARAQVVRRQPDGSWLRVLDQPEFTPPRG